The sequence TGCAATTCTGATTCTAATCGGAATAAAAATGAGACTGtttagagagagagaaggggataTTTGAATGCACTGTTATTTGTGTGGCATGTTGATGGTTGTTGGCTTGGTGAAAAAATATTTCATTATCAGAAGGACCTTATAAATAATGAGTATTATGAATTCGAAATACATATTTGAGGAGATTAGGGAAGAAGAAGAGATTGATGGATACTAATAAAGAAGAGATGAGAGTTAAAAAAATTAGAGTTAAAAAAAGTTGaaattgaaatatttttaaaattataaaaattataagtATGGGTAATTTttgtaattataataattattaactAACACGTTAGCGTTTAATCTTAACTCCAGATAACTCAATTGAGAAtcagttatttttgtcaaaattaattctattttaattttctttttacaaTAACATCTTTTAAGATCATTTTTGTGATCTTTTGATACTAAATTTGCATTTACCTCATAACCTTATTATTCTCTACATAACCCAGTAAAGAGGATATAATGAGTGTTTTAATGATCCTAACTGATACGTACGTCATACCTTGCCCAAAGTTGAAATAAATTCGGACACGAAAGCCATGACTTATGTAACAAACTAAATCAAGGTAACAATAGAATCACAAAATTGACACAGCAAGAAAGGCGGAACCTACTGAGAATATCGACAGTGTTCGAATCAAGCATAATAGGCTTACTCTTTATAAGAAGGGAGAAACAACGTGAAAGgggtagctccagaaaagaatCATACATTCACACCTTCTTATTTACTTGTAATTTGCTTCTTTATTAAGATTATTccactaacttgagcgtcggagtaccTTTTGCAGGTATCCCCGCTCGTTGTGTTCTGGTTGAACCCGATGAGTAGTTCTTCCAACGGATCAACCCGCTACTCTAAGGAGGTGCTATAACTCGGCGGAACCTTCACGGATAGAACATTTGGAGCCTATCGTGGGGCCATAGACTAACCCCACCATATTTGTTTCCTTTAATTGTGCACTCTTTTGACAGGGACTTTGATCATGGTCGACAATGGGATCCCACAACTGTCGCAATCCGAGTTGTTGGTGCAAAATTGACAACACAAACACAAATGCAAGATCAGCCGAGCTTGATATTGCAGAAGAAGATAGTGAGGTCACCATCCTCAGACAAAGGGCAATGCAACAATTGAATGAACGAAAGTATAACAGTAGAGTAGTTCCCGAGTTTTTCAAAAAGGTGATCTTGTTATTCGGCGAACAGAAGAAGCAAGGAGACCACCAGGATATGGCAAGCTAGCTGCAACTTGGGAAGGCTCCTATCGAATCGCAAAAGTGCTCGGCATGAGGGCTTATTTGTTACAAATGTTGAAGGGAGACCCAATTTTTGGTTCATGGAGTGTTTCATCACTTAAATTATATCAGGCATAATTCTAATGTTCACGGTGAATGAAGGTACTCTTTTTCACActcatgagtttttttttttcacattggGTTTTGCTCAGAGAGGGTTTTAATGAGGCCAGACGTCCATCaaacttatgtatttttcaaataTAATAAAGAAAGTCAACAATACGATTTTCTTTGCCTATTTTCAAAAGACAATTTGACATTTACTGGCAAATCATTCAAACTGCTGATAAACCAGCTAAAGTACCAGCCGAGCTTCATACTCGGATAATGTCAAAAAAACAATACAAAGTAAATCGATCTTATAAATCAGCAATAACAAATTGACAATTCAAAATAAACAAGTCCATACAAGCTAAATAAGCTATTACAAAGCCAAATCAACCCTCCTTCTCACCAATACTTGAGCTCTCACCTCTCCCTTTGCCCATAGCATCGTCATCAACCAACTTTTCGTTCACGACCACTTTTGTCACATCCAACTTCTTCACATCTGTTTCAGAAAATAAAACTCTAACCTGAGACACTGCTTGGTCAAACCCTTGAGTAAAAGCTTCATAAACCTCAGTCTCCAACTCTTTCACTCGAGCAACAAGCTGCTCCTTCTCAACCTTCAACTCCTTCAATTCATGCTCCATTGACTGCTGATGACCTTTAATACTGCTCAACTCTGAATCCTTTAGTTTCAGAGATGAGGTAGTTTGATAACTTTCCTTTCCTTATCATCTACAACCTTAGTCAACTCCTCGATTGACACAGCATCCCTCTTTTCCTTTTCAAAAGCAAGCTCTTGTGTCTGACTAACTGACACAAGGCGAGCTCCAATAACCTGAAAAAGACATCAGTCAAACAAAGCCAAATTGAAAATCACTATGAATAAAAGTGATATACTTGCAGAAAGTGGCTAGCACCTATATGACCAACTTCATTGATCATTCTAACATTGGTAGGAAACTAACTGAATTGATCAGCAAGGGCCATAAAAAGAAACAATTTAGACCAAAGAGATTTCACATAGTCATCTTTCAAATACTCATGTAACTTTTTTGTGACTCATAAGCAGTCTCCACCAATCCAAGATTCACGTCATTCTTGTCCTTCAGATTGATCATCTCGGCCGTCTTCTCCTTAATAGTCGGCTGTCCCCTTTTTTGCTTACCTTTCAGTTGCAGCTCGAATTGCACATCACCTGCACCAGCTTCCTTATCCACATTCGTAATCGACccctctttttcatttttcttcatctatttgaaaaattattttagaCCAACCGTTGTTATGGTCGACGCTTTTTCTCTTACACCATCACCAAAACAATATTACGTTTGTATACAAACAATGATACCAATGTATCCTAGTGAACCTACAGTTACTTATATAGTCCAGTACCGCCTGCTTATCTGTGTCCTGTTTCAACAATTAGCAACATATAACAACTCCTTAGATtccatttcaaaaattaaaaactcCTTTACTAAATTATCATTGGTACACCTATCTTTAACATCTAAGATCTGCATAGGCTCAGGAGACCAAGAAAGGGAAAATATCTCCTCTAAAAATTCGTTCAAATGAAACGAAAATTCATCCAAGGCACTCCTAATTTTCACAAACATTACACCACATTGAAAGTTAGAAAAAAGAAGCCTAACACCAAGTTTCGTAAGCAAACAActatacaaataaaaataaggCCAATCGCGCAACTTCTCACATACGCAATCACTCTCCTTACATGGCAACACTTCTATCTTAATCTGACTCCCCTTTCTGACCCACACGCCAAGAATAAAAAACATTCACAGAATTAATATCGTCAAACCGGAAAACCTAACTCTTCACACTCTCGCCCACCCAACAGCAAAGATCACTCTCATATACTTTAACTTTTTCTTACCCATCTTTCTCGCACAAAGTCAAACACAAGAGAACTAAAGAAGAAGGCAAAATGAAAAAGCAAAACTAATCTTTTTTACTCATTTGCAGAGAATGGGGGATTAAACTCTTTTCCTTCAAAACTTCAACACAAAATTAACTTCGGGAAAGGAACAAATTTTAAGACAACAGTGGGTTACTAAACGGTGCATCCTCCATCTCCCTTTGTTTTTAATCCAAACCAttcataaaaaattattcaagGAGTTATTTGATCAAACGCACAGGGATACATCAAGTCTCGCGTCGCATGTCATATCTATTAAGTCATAAGGGGCACGTGGAAGTTGGTGTCATGttcatacataaaaaaaatatacaaaagtaGATTTTTCAAATTCACCAAAGGAACCAGTTCGAGCTTGGGTGCTGGGGACCTCCAACACGCACCACATCAAATGGCCGAGATATACAAATAAAAGCTCAGCCTACTTCTTTCCCTTTAGGATaggtcaagcttgggggctatgatacgtATGTTATACCTCGGCCACAAATTGCTATAAACTCGAACATAAAAGCCACAACTCACGTAATTAACCAAATTGAGATAACAATAGAATCACAAAATTGATACGGCAAGAAACGCGAAACCTATCGAGAATATCGACAGAGTTCGAGTCAAGCATAACGGGCTCTAACTATTTATAAGGAGCAAGGTTGCGAGAGCCGGATCGGTCAATAAACCGGTAAGGTTACTGGTTTACTAGTTTACTAGTTTGACCGGAGTTCaatcggtttaattaaatattaaataaaattattaaaaaacctatatataatttcaaatatataaattcaacCTATAATCTTTCAACAATGGAGCTGAAATGCTCGAGTTTCATGCTTTCTAAGACCAAAAGAAATAACTTAATAAGAGAATTTTTGGCAGAAATCCTTTAAAAAATTGGCCGGTTTTGCGCGGTTCAGTGGTTAACCACCAGTTCGATCGGTTTTTTGCCAACGGTTTATGAGGCTAATCGAACTGGTCTGGTAATCAGTTTCCGATTAATCGGGTTGAACCGGCCAATCCGGTTTAGTTTCAAAACTATGATAAAGAGGAAGAAACAACCTGAAAGGGATAATTCCAAAAAAGAATCATACATTCACaccttcttatttatttattcacttGTAATTCGCTTCTTTATTAAGATCATTCCATTAATTTGAGTGTCAGAATACTTTTTGTAGATATTTCTATCCGCTGCGTTCTACTTAAAATAGACAAATAATTTTGCTAACAGATCAATCCGCCACTCTAAGAAGGTGCAATAACTCGGTGGAACCTTCACGGACAAACCACTAACCATCTCAACTTGGAATTGGAATTGAAATATGTAAGCTTCCTATGATGCATGGATATTGACACGGACATAGGACACGACACAACACGGAATACGTCGAcacgcaaattttaaaatcttacatgacacgggaACACGCATACAtacaaaatataaagtattttttagataaatcgtaatgatatttaatatttattgatattaaaatataaattaacttttttgaattatttttaatgtcttattttaattatatcaagtatttaaaatatttttttgttttaataaataacaatatatactgtatctaaatttattttaagaatatatgttaaaaataagattgaacacgctgacacgtgattgTATTTATGTGTTGCGTGtccgaaaaaattttttttattttttattaagacacgattAGATACAGTATACACGCATGTTGAATGAATAttggtgagtgtcgtgtccgatATACAGACACGACAACTCAGCAAGTGTCCGTGCTCCATTGTGATCGTGAGCTCAACAACATCCGACCCGACCCCGCATTCGATCCATCGCCATAAAGTGGGGTGCTTCGCTGTTTCTTACTTTATTTGCAAAGCCGGTTGAGAAGCACAACCGGAAGTCCTAttacccaaattccaaaatctGAATTGGAAATTGGGATCGCAGCACCCTGGCTTCCGATATCTGGAAACGGCTGTTCCCGGCACGGAGCAGAACAGCAGGACTTGGAGGTGCAGCAGCAGTAAGGTTTCCAATCCCGAAGATCATTACCTCAATTGCTCGTCGAATGGATCACATCAACTTGTTCAAGCTCTGCTCTGCTCTCCGCGTTCTCGGTTACTTCATGATCCTCCTCTTCGCCGCCATCGTCGCCCTCTCCTACTACGCCGTTGTTATCATCGCCTGGGGCCCTCTCTTGTTCCACTCCCATTCCCCACTCGCCTTCCTCATTCTCTTCCTTTTTCACATCCTTGTCAGTTTTCcctcctatctctctctctcaaagATTTAACCTTTTTTCTCTTGTTCAATCTTCAATGCTCGTAGTTGTTGCTTGCTTGCAGCTTATACTGTTGACATGGTCCTACTTCATGGTGGTTCTGAATGACCCTGGTTCTGTCCCCCATAATTGGAGGCCTTTGCCCATCTCTCAGCACCACGATTTAGAAGCTGTCACTACTCCTATATCACTCTACTCTCAAGTTGCACCTGAGTCCGAGGCTGCAGCTgaggcttcttcttcctcttcttccactgGCTATTGTACTCGATGCCAGAATGCCAAGCCACCCCGTTGCCATCACTGCTCTGTCTGTATGTCTCTTccaatattttctctattttctatGAATCATTTTATACATGACCATGCACAAGCATGCCTCACCTTGTCTTGAGGTTTATATTTGTCTCCTTGATGTATTTTGCAGGCCAAAGATGCGTTCTTAAGATGGATCATCATTGTATTTGGGTGGTGAATTGCGTTGGAGCACGTAACTACAAGTATTTTCTGCTCTTCTTGGTAATTCCATGTCTCCATAGTTGCTACTTTCTTTGTGCTCTACATATTCTTGAGAAGGTTTTGGGATTCTTCCTCTGCATATCGCTTGGAAGGTTTTGACATTTTTTATTACATGATAACACTGAACTTGTCAATTACATATCGGTTGCATCTGCATCAAATCATTCAATGAAATGATTGTTGGCCCACATTTCTGGTAGTTAATTGATAAAACTGAATTAATCAATTCAATGAAATAATTAGAGAAACATCTATCCC is a genomic window of Arachis ipaensis cultivar K30076 chromosome B06, Araip1.1, whole genome shotgun sequence containing:
- the LOC107646114 gene encoding probable protein S-acyltransferase 12; amino-acid sequence: MDHINLFKLCSALRVLGYFMILLFAAIVALSYYAVVIIAWGPLLFHSHSPLAFLILFLFHILLILLTWSYFMVVLNDPGSVPHNWRPLPISQHHDLEAVTTPISLYSQVAPESEAAAEASSSSSSTGYCTRCQNAKPPRCHHCSVCQRCVLKMDHHCIWVVNCVGARNYKYFLLFLLYTFLETTLDCLALVPSLIRFFSGARNHSLSPGGFAVIFLASILNLAFALSLLCFVVMHISLLLSNTTSVEVYEKKKAVRWRYDLGRKKNFEQVFGTNKALWLLPLFSKEDIDNIPALRGIEFPTRPDLDV